GTCGACGTCGTGCGCGGCGAGTTCGGCCCCGCCGTCCCGGAACTCCTCGCCTCTGGCCCAGTCGATCTCGCTGTGCCGGTCCGCGCCGGTTCGCCCGAGTTCGAACGCGGCGCCGTAGAACAGCGCCGAGCAGACTAGCGCGACGGCGACCAGTTCGGCGGCCGCGTCGGCCGGGACGGCTTCGCGGGCCGCCAGCCGATCGACGGCGAGCGCGAGCGCCAGCCCGCCGGACAGCGCCAGCGGGGCCAGCAGGGCCCACAGGTAGTAGTCGTGGTACCGCCACCCCCGCGGGAGGAGCACGAGGATGGTGAGGCCGCTGACGAGCCACGAGAGCAGGAGCAGTCGCGGCTCGGTCGGATCCCGTATTGCGGCCACTGCGAGCGCCGCAACCGCGACGAGGCTGAGCGGCACCGTCAGCGACACGGCCGCCTCCAGCGGCGTCGCGAGCGTCAGTTCGTCGCGGAACAGCCAGTCCACCCGGAGCAGGAACCCGGGGTGGTTCCAGACGCTGTAGCTCTCGACGAGGCTGGCGCCGGCCGGCTGGAGGGACTGCACGGCCTCCACGGCGCCGACAGACAGGCCGGTCGCCGCGACGACGCCGCCGGCCCTCGCGAGCGCCCGTCGCCGCAGGTACAGCACCGTCACCGGGAGCGCGACGCTGGCCTCCCAGAGGTGGTTGCCGATCCCGAGCGCTAGCGCGGCCAGGGCCAGCCCGTACCACAGCGCGCCCCCCTCGTCGCGCAGCGCGGCGTACGCGGCGGCGACGGTCAGGAAGATGCCCAGCGCCTCGGGGTACCACCGCGTCGCGAAGCGGGCGAACAGCGGGTGGAGCCAGAGGAGCGCCGCGGCGACGGTCCCCGCTCTCCAGTCGAGCAACTGCCGGCCGATCCCCCACACCAGCAGCGCCGACCCGACCGCGGCCAGCAGCGAGACCACGCGCCCGGCCTCGGTGACGCCCGCGGCGAACAGCGGCGCGCTCAGCCACGCGTAGACGTGGACGCCGGCCCCGGTCTCCAGCGGCGTGAGGTAGGTGTAGGAGGCCAGCCCGTCCTCGACGAGCGCGAACGTCTGGTAGTAGCTCGCTATCTCGACGCCCGCGTGGTCCAGTTCCGGGAGCGGGATCGTCAGCACCGGCGCGAGCACGGCCACCGGGGCGACCGCGACGAGCAGGCCGAGTCGGCGCCGGTCGGAGCGCATACACCCTCGTACGCGAACCACCGAGTTAAGCGACGGACCGGCGCGTGCAACGGGCACCCCGAGGACGACGACCATTTACGTCGGCGCTGAGTAGTCCGAGACATGACTGACGCCACACCGGGCGAGCGCGTCGCGCTCCCGTGCCCGGCGTGTTCGCCGGACCTGGAGACGGTCCATGAGGTGCTGAGCCCGGGCAGCCACGTCACCGTGCGCTGCACGGAGTGCGACCACACGCACAAGGAGCAACTGCCGGAGGAAGAGGAGGTACAGCGGCGCGTCGTCGTCTCCCAGGAGGGCGACTCCTTTACCGCCAGCGTCGACGTCCCCGAGGGAGAGCAACTCGCCGTCGGCGAGGAGTTCCTGCTCGACGCCGAGGAGGCGCTCATGACCGTCCGGATCACCAGCCTG
This genomic interval from Halomicrobium urmianum contains the following:
- a CDS encoding ArnT family glycosyltransferase, with amino-acid sequence MRSDRRRLGLLVAVAPVAVLAPVLTIPLPELDHAGVEIASYYQTFALVEDGLASYTYLTPLETGAGVHVYAWLSAPLFAAGVTEAGRVVSLLAAVGSALLVWGIGRQLLDWRAGTVAAALLWLHPLFARFATRWYPEALGIFLTVAAAYAALRDEGGALWYGLALAALALGIGNHLWEASVALPVTVLYLRRRALARAGGVVAATGLSVGAVEAVQSLQPAGASLVESYSVWNHPGFLLRVDWLFRDELTLATPLEAAVSLTVPLSLVAVAALAVAAIRDPTEPRLLLLSWLVSGLTILVLLPRGWRYHDYYLWALLAPLALSGGLALALAVDRLAAREAVPADAAAELVAVALVCSALFYGAAFELGRTGADRHSEIDWARGEEFRDGGAELAAHDVDDASEVAFVGEWHFDDVPPTYLDRPDVVRVLMYGEVPVEGRKLANASGSPQLVGESATNASECTVAVIRNSSGVHAVPCR